Proteins found in one uncultured Desulfuromonas sp. genomic segment:
- the bamA gene encoding outer membrane protein assembly factor BamA, with amino-acid sequence MLKRAVVYLAVVICLWAGTSIAADGVRTVSDVRIDGINRVDVASVEAALSIKAGQPLDEDRVDADLRAIYALGHFKDVEASVEQQGEVVTLVYRVTERPLVRSIKLNGIKELKRSKVRGALTMRTPSILHPKTLQESTAAIRQTYIDEGYYAAEVSSRVDTNSRNEATVYFDIVEGTKVTIDDITFEGNEVFSDRKLRGFMQTKEWWLFSWLTSGGTYNEAMLENDRELIKDAYFNEGYIRVRVKPPLITLSDDREEMDIHIEIDEGQQYYLGDMAVKGDLLEDETTLLGLLKFKAGDVFSREQLRKDIKRLNDYYADHGYAYVNVSPVTLINNEQRTVDVTFEIEQGVQVHIGRINIGGNTKTRDKVIRREMVLVEGDLYSASRLEASRKRINNLGFFSEVNVDTVEAGKEELMDVQVDVKEQSTGTFSVGFGYSSVDGFIGQGSISQDNFLGKAWRLNLAGSFGGDSTTYQLGLLDPYFMDKNLALGFDVYRTDREWDEYSREATGGKIKLGIPITYATRTFFIYKFEQKDIYDVDNLASYYIREQEGSSTLSSIYASISTNTTDYRPDPSSGFMSEVSVEFAGLGGSEKFVKTILDHRHFVPIKWGIVFSAHGQVGFVHRVGGQEIPVDERFYLGGINTMRGFENREVGPWEWGREYARNEAGDLLDENGDIYDPAAGVPLGYVDSTTERDFIGGVKEAFCNLELIFPLLKDAGLKGVVFVDIGNTWDQGEEFMSDLRYSTGVGIRWNSPLGPLRLEWGYNLNPEEYEDDSQFDFSIGKFF; translated from the coding sequence ATGCTCAAGAGGGCTGTTGTATATTTGGCGGTAGTGATCTGCCTGTGGGCCGGGACATCGATTGCGGCAGATGGCGTTCGCACCGTGTCGGACGTGAGGATTGACGGAATCAATCGGGTGGATGTCGCCAGCGTGGAGGCAGCGTTGTCCATCAAGGCCGGGCAGCCGCTGGATGAGGATCGTGTTGATGCAGATCTCCGCGCCATTTATGCCTTAGGGCATTTCAAAGATGTTGAGGCTTCTGTTGAACAGCAGGGTGAGGTGGTGACCCTGGTGTATCGGGTGACGGAACGGCCGCTGGTCCGTTCCATTAAACTCAACGGCATCAAAGAGCTCAAGCGCTCCAAGGTGCGCGGTGCCCTGACCATGCGCACTCCGAGTATTCTGCATCCGAAGACGCTTCAGGAAAGTACCGCGGCTATTCGCCAGACCTATATTGATGAAGGCTATTACGCTGCTGAAGTCAGTTCGCGTGTTGATACCAACTCCCGCAATGAAGCAACGGTTTATTTCGATATTGTTGAGGGAACCAAAGTCACCATCGATGATATTACTTTTGAAGGCAATGAGGTCTTTTCCGATCGTAAGTTGCGCGGCTTCATGCAGACCAAAGAGTGGTGGTTGTTCTCCTGGCTTACAAGTGGCGGGACTTATAATGAAGCGATGCTGGAAAATGATCGTGAGTTGATCAAGGATGCCTATTTTAACGAAGGGTATATTCGCGTCCGGGTCAAGCCGCCGTTGATCACGCTGTCGGATGATCGCGAAGAGATGGATATCCATATCGAGATTGATGAAGGGCAGCAATATTACCTCGGCGATATGGCCGTCAAAGGGGATCTTCTTGAAGACGAGACCACGTTGCTGGGCCTGTTGAAATTCAAAGCCGGTGATGTGTTCAGTCGTGAACAACTGCGCAAGGATATCAAACGCCTCAACGATTACTATGCGGACCATGGTTATGCCTATGTCAACGTCTCTCCGGTCACACTGATCAACAACGAACAGCGCACCGTCGATGTCACCTTTGAGATCGAGCAGGGCGTTCAGGTGCACATCGGTCGCATCAATATCGGTGGCAACACCAAAACCCGTGACAAAGTTATCCGCCGTGAAATGGTGCTTGTCGAAGGGGATCTGTACAGTGCCTCTCGTCTTGAAGCGAGCCGCAAACGGATTAACAACCTGGGCTTTTTCAGTGAAGTGAATGTTGATACCGTTGAAGCGGGCAAGGAAGAACTGATGGATGTTCAGGTTGATGTCAAAGAGCAATCCACCGGAACATTCAGTGTTGGTTTCGGTTATTCCTCCGTGGACGGTTTTATCGGTCAGGGCTCAATCAGTCAGGACAACTTCCTCGGTAAGGCGTGGCGCTTGAATCTGGCCGGTTCCTTCGGTGGCGATTCAACCACCTATCAACTGGGTTTGCTTGATCCTTATTTCATGGATAAAAATCTGGCTCTGGGTTTTGACGTGTATCGCACGGATCGCGAGTGGGACGAATATTCCCGCGAGGCCACCGGTGGTAAAATCAAGCTGGGAATTCCCATCACCTATGCCACTCGCACGTTCTTCATCTATAAGTTTGAGCAAAAAGACATTTATGATGTGGATAACCTGGCGTCCTACTATATTCGTGAGCAGGAAGGCAGTTCGACGCTGTCTTCCATCTATGCCTCGATTTCGACCAACACGACTGATTACCGGCCTGATCCCTCCAGTGGCTTCATGTCGGAGGTGTCGGTGGAATTTGCCGGTCTCGGTGGCTCGGAGAAATTTGTTAAAACCATTCTCGATCATCGCCACTTTGTTCCGATCAAATGGGGCATTGTCTTTTCAGCGCATGGCCAGGTTGGTTTTGTGCATAGAGTGGGCGGCCAAGAGATTCCGGTCGATGAACGATTCTACCTCGGCGGCATCAATACCATGCGCGGCTTTGAAAATCGCGAAGTTGGGCCCTGGGAATGGGGGCGCGAGTATGCACGTAACGAAGCAGGTGATCTTCTTGATGAAAATGGGGATATCTATGATCCCGCAGCGGGTGTTCCTCTTGGTTATGTTGATTCCACAACCGAGCGCGATTTTATCGGTGGGGTCAAAGAAGCATTCTGCAATCTGGAACTGATCTTCCCGCTGTTGAAAGATGCCGGGCTCAAAGGGGTGGTCTTCGTTGATATTGGTAATACCTGGGATCAGGGTGAGGAGTTTATGTCCGATCTGCGCTACAGCACCGGTGTGGGCATTCGCTGGAACAGCCCGCTGGGGCCGTTGCGCCTGGAATGGGGGTATAACCTTAATCCCGAAGAGTATGAAGATGATTCTCAGTTTGATTTCTCGATTGGTAAATTTTTCTAA
- a CDS encoding OmpH family outer membrane protein has product MKRIVIAVLMCLSLVATASAADVKLGYVDLQKALTMSAAGQAAKAKMDSEIKTIENDVKKRESDLRALQESLQKQAALLSAEARQEKELDFKQQVKDHQRFVKDKQEEMRSKEMTYTQQILRDLGAQVVTMSQDKGITMMFEKSQLVYAIDAIDYTDALIKAYDAVYKDSHK; this is encoded by the coding sequence ATGAAGCGTATTGTTATTGCTGTTCTGATGTGTCTGAGTCTGGTTGCCACGGCAAGTGCTGCGGATGTAAAGCTGGGCTACGTTGATCTGCAAAAAGCTCTGACGATGTCAGCGGCGGGTCAGGCCGCCAAAGCGAAGATGGACAGCGAGATCAAGACCATTGAGAATGATGTTAAAAAACGCGAGTCTGATCTGCGCGCGCTGCAGGAATCCTTGCAGAAGCAAGCGGCTCTGCTCAGTGCAGAAGCGCGCCAGGAAAAAGAACTCGATTTTAAACAACAGGTCAAAGATCACCAGCGTTTTGTCAAAGACAAGCAGGAAGAGATGCGCAGCAAGGAGATGACCTATACCCAGCAGATTCTGCGTGATCTCGGCGCTCAAGTTGTGACTATGAGCCAGGATAAGGGGATCACCATGATGTTTGAAAAAAGTCAGCTGGTGTATGCCATTGATGCCATTGATTATACCGATGCGCTGATCAAAGCGTATGATGCCGTCTATAAAGACAGCCACAAGTAA
- the lpxD gene encoding UDP-3-O-(3-hydroxymyristoyl)glucosamine N-acyltransferase, which produces MATLNDLAALIDGDIIGDASVEITRLAPIDGAGPGDITFIANPKYLPFVSKTAASAILVDRPLDREDIAYLVCKNPYLAFAKILTHLNVQRLEPLGVLPGAQVAPSAVLGKGITVHPGAVVGEGVEIGDGSILYPNVVVYDQVKIGCDCQIHAGSVIREGCVVGDRVIVQPNAVIGSDGFGFAPDGEAYYKIPQVGIVVIEDDVEIGAGSCIDRAAMGVTRISEGCKLDNMVQVAHNVTVGPHTVMASQSGIAGSAKVGRHCTVGGQAAITGHITVGDNVTLGGRGGIAGNMDGNQVVSGIPAIPHKEWLKSSMVFPKLPQMKKEITALKRQLEALQAKIEEE; this is translated from the coding sequence ATGGCGACATTAAACGACCTGGCGGCACTGATTGATGGTGACATCATCGGTGACGCCAGTGTAGAAATCACGCGTCTGGCCCCGATTGACGGGGCCGGACCCGGTGATATCACTTTTATTGCCAATCCCAAGTATCTTCCCTTTGTAAGCAAGACCGCCGCTTCGGCGATTCTTGTTGATCGTCCTCTGGACCGGGAAGATATTGCTTATTTGGTGTGTAAAAATCCCTATCTGGCTTTTGCCAAAATTCTGACGCATTTGAATGTCCAGCGTCTGGAGCCTCTGGGCGTGCTGCCCGGAGCCCAGGTCGCCCCATCAGCCGTACTGGGAAAGGGGATTACCGTCCATCCCGGCGCCGTTGTTGGCGAAGGTGTGGAAATTGGTGACGGATCGATCCTTTATCCCAATGTGGTTGTTTACGATCAGGTTAAAATCGGTTGCGACTGTCAGATTCATGCTGGGAGCGTGATTCGTGAAGGATGTGTTGTCGGTGACCGGGTTATCGTTCAGCCCAATGCCGTCATTGGATCAGACGGCTTCGGCTTTGCTCCTGATGGCGAGGCCTACTACAAAATTCCCCAGGTCGGCATTGTTGTTATTGAGGACGATGTTGAAATTGGTGCCGGTTCCTGTATTGACCGGGCTGCCATGGGCGTCACCCGTATCAGTGAAGGCTGTAAACTGGATAATATGGTCCAGGTCGCTCACAATGTAACCGTGGGGCCGCACACGGTCATGGCATCTCAATCCGGTATTGCCGGTAGCGCGAAAGTGGGACGCCATTGCACGGTTGGTGGACAAGCGGCGATTACAGGCCATATCACGGTGGGTGATAATGTCACTCTCGGTGGCCGTGGTGGTATTGCCGGCAACATGGATGGAAATCAGGTGGTATCGGGCATCCCGGCCATCCCCCATAAGGAGTGGTTGAAGTCTTCCATGGTATTTCCGAAGTTGCCGCAGATGAAAAAAGAGATTACAGCCCTGAAACGTCAGCTTGAGGCGTTACAGGCCAAAATTGAGGAAGAATAG
- the fabZ gene encoding 3-hydroxyacyl-ACP dehydratase FabZ, which translates to MLMNATEVMKRLPHRYPFLLVDGIESFTENESIVGIKNVTINEPFFQGHFPGHPIMPGVLIVEAMAQVGGLFASLNDEIGEDKVTYFTGIDKAKFRRPVVPGDVLRMELALLKCRRGIYQFSGKAYVGDTLVTEAELKATFVDREG; encoded by the coding sequence ATGTTGATGAATGCAACGGAAGTGATGAAGCGTTTGCCGCATCGTTACCCTTTTTTGCTGGTTGATGGCATCGAATCCTTTACCGAAAACGAGTCGATTGTCGGCATCAAAAACGTCACCATCAACGAACCGTTTTTTCAAGGACACTTCCCCGGCCATCCGATCATGCCGGGTGTGCTGATTGTTGAAGCCATGGCCCAGGTTGGTGGGCTGTTCGCCAGTCTCAATGACGAGATCGGTGAAGATAAGGTGACCTATTTTACCGGAATCGACAAGGCGAAATTCCGTAGGCCGGTGGTACCCGGTGATGTGCTGCGCATGGAGCTGGCACTGCTGAAATGTCGCCGCGGCATTTATCAGTTTTCCGGTAAAGCCTATGTCGGTGACACTCTGGTCACTGAAGCGGAACTCAAAGCAACTTTTGTTGATCGGGAAGGCTAA
- the lpxA gene encoding acyl-ACP--UDP-N-acetylglucosamine O-acyltransferase produces MIHPTAIIEPGAQLGKDVQIGAYSIIRQHVVIGDRTVVGPHVVIEGRTTIGCDNEIFQFASIGAIPQDLKFHGEESTLTIGDRNKIREFTTLHLGTEDGGGKTVVGSDNLFMAYTHVAHDCIVGNHVILANNATLAGHVEVDDYAILGGMSAVHQFTRVGAHVMASGGSMIAQDVPPFVIAQGDRAKTIGLNLIGLKRRGFSSESLSALKKAYRLVFRSGLRQEEALQQIADTVDDCPEVRAFTEFIRTSERGVAR; encoded by the coding sequence ATGATACACCCCACCGCAATTATTGAGCCGGGAGCGCAATTGGGCAAAGACGTCCAGATTGGTGCTTATTCCATTATTCGCCAACACGTCGTTATTGGTGACCGCACTGTTGTCGGTCCCCATGTTGTGATCGAAGGACGCACCACCATAGGCTGTGACAACGAGATTTTTCAGTTCGCATCCATTGGCGCCATCCCTCAGGATCTCAAATTTCACGGTGAAGAATCGACCCTGACGATCGGTGATCGTAACAAGATTCGTGAATTCACGACGCTGCATCTGGGCACGGAAGATGGTGGCGGTAAGACCGTGGTGGGTAGTGATAACCTGTTTATGGCTTACACGCATGTTGCGCATGATTGCATTGTCGGAAACCATGTGATCCTGGCCAATAATGCGACGTTGGCCGGCCATGTTGAAGTCGATGATTATGCCATTCTTGGCGGCATGTCCGCCGTCCACCAGTTTACCCGAGTAGGAGCACATGTCATGGCCAGCGGCGGTTCGATGATTGCCCAGGATGTTCCTCCTTTTGTTATTGCCCAAGGTGACCGCGCCAAAACCATTGGTTTGAACCTGATCGGTTTGAAACGGCGTGGATTCAGCTCTGAATCACTGTCTGCGTTGAAAAAAGCCTACAGACTGGTGTTCCGTTCCGGATTGCGTCAGGAAGAAGCCCTGCAACAGATTGCCGACACGGTGGATGATTGTCCTGAGGTGCGTGCTTTTACGGAGTTTATCCGCACCAGTGAACGGGGCGTGGCGCGTTAG
- the lpxB gene encoding lipid-A-disaccharide synthase produces MTILSQCSGPRRALIVTGEASGDLHGANLIKAAQQLDPDLSFCGVGGEKMAAAGCEILIPSSELSVMGLVEVVRHLPRIWRVFQQLKQLLFSPQPPDVVILIDSPDFNLRLAKQAKKAGIPVVYYVSPQVWAWRKGRVKGISAVVDRLAAIFPFEPDCYRGYPIDVRYVGHPLLDEAGISDDVEAIRQRYQLTGQGPTIGLFPGSRQNELTYSFPTIVATAAQLARSYPDADFIVPLAPGVDEEQLRPQLETAGVNATFVRDSIYDTAAVCDVVLCVSGTVTLQVALVETPMAILYKAAPVTYAIGKHLVSVEFIGLPNIVAGKSVVREFIQDDANPQALSDEIKRILDDEAYHQTMKQHLAEVRHRMGEPGCSGRVAEMAIELSCEHAQQGSSHGRA; encoded by the coding sequence ATGACGATATTATCTCAATGCAGCGGACCGCGGCGTGCTCTGATTGTTACCGGAGAAGCCTCAGGTGACCTGCATGGTGCCAATTTGATCAAAGCCGCCCAGCAACTGGACCCTGATTTGAGTTTTTGCGGGGTTGGCGGTGAAAAGATGGCGGCAGCCGGTTGTGAAATCCTCATTCCCAGCTCCGAACTTTCTGTGATGGGGCTGGTCGAGGTGGTGCGCCATTTGCCACGGATCTGGCGGGTTTTTCAGCAGCTCAAGCAACTGCTGTTCAGTCCGCAGCCTCCTGATGTGGTGATTCTGATTGATTCCCCTGATTTCAATCTGCGGTTGGCCAAACAGGCCAAAAAAGCCGGTATCCCCGTTGTCTACTATGTCAGTCCCCAGGTGTGGGCCTGGCGTAAAGGCCGTGTCAAAGGGATCTCAGCAGTGGTTGATCGCCTGGCCGCCATCTTTCCGTTTGAACCGGATTGTTACCGGGGCTACCCCATTGATGTGCGCTATGTCGGTCATCCGTTGTTGGATGAAGCTGGAATCAGCGACGATGTTGAGGCGATACGCCAACGCTATCAACTCACCGGACAGGGGCCGACCATCGGCTTGTTTCCGGGCAGTCGTCAGAATGAGTTGACCTATTCCTTTCCGACCATTGTCGCAACCGCTGCCCAGCTGGCCCGGAGCTATCCTGATGCAGATTTTATCGTTCCTCTGGCACCGGGAGTGGATGAAGAGCAGCTACGTCCGCAACTGGAAACTGCCGGTGTCAATGCCACCTTTGTTCGTGACAGCATCTACGACACGGCCGCAGTCTGTGATGTGGTGCTGTGCGTGTCGGGAACGGTCACACTGCAGGTGGCCCTGGTGGAAACGCCCATGGCGATTTTGTATAAAGCCGCGCCTGTGACCTATGCGATCGGCAAACATCTGGTGTCTGTGGAGTTTATCGGCCTGCCCAATATCGTTGCCGGTAAATCCGTGGTGCGGGAATTTATTCAGGATGACGCCAATCCGCAGGCTCTGTCTGACGAGATCAAACGGATTCTCGACGATGAAGCGTATCACCAAACAATGAAACAACACCTGGCTGAAGTGCGACATCGCATGGGCGAGCCGGGCTGTTCAGGGCGGGTCGCTGAGATGGCAATTGAATTAAGTTGCGAACATGCGCAACAAGGGAGTTCACATGGCAGGGCATAA
- the msbA gene encoding lipid A export permease/ATP-binding protein MsbA, with translation MAGHNMQVYRRLLNYSRPYVRRIVLAMIASLGVAGTDVAIAKLVQPLVDYVLAAENMTLVNLVPVVVIGLALIKGVSRYIQEYFMKTAGQMVVQDLRNNLYRHSIDMSMRYYSKNSVGSLVSRILNDVNMLQKSAADELVTVVREGLTLIGLVGLLFYNDWRLAIVAFVVLPVAVIPASQIGRRIKKYVRKSLTNMSTLTGILQEAFSGIKVVKAFGTEASEKDKFKRENWNFYLRMRKVIRYDSATAPIMEVLASFGAAGVLWYGIQRVMEGAITQGELLSFIAAMGMMYGPMKRLIKTNNVIQKAVGAAERVFEMLDLQPDLTDREDAIDLPRCRGHVVFDKVDFAYDDEPVLRGFSANVPPGKMIAVVGASGAGKSTLIGLLARFYDPVAGQILIDGYDIASVTQSSLKNQIALVDQETFLFHDTLYNNIRYSNVNATDAEVEKAAQLAYADEFIREMPQGYETVIGDRGVRLSGGQRQRICIARAILRDAPILLLDEATSALDTESETVVQKALANLMKERTTFVIAHRLSTIMHADEILVLSEGVLVEQGRHDELLAAGGVYRRLHDMQFKDRR, from the coding sequence ATGGCAGGGCATAATATGCAGGTTTATCGGCGGCTGTTGAATTATTCACGGCCGTATGTGCGCCGCATTGTCTTGGCCATGATCGCCTCGCTAGGCGTTGCCGGAACCGATGTGGCGATTGCCAAATTGGTCCAACCTCTGGTGGATTATGTTCTCGCCGCCGAGAACATGACACTGGTCAATCTGGTTCCAGTGGTCGTTATCGGATTGGCACTCATCAAAGGCGTGTCGCGCTACATCCAGGAATATTTTATGAAAACCGCCGGGCAGATGGTGGTTCAGGATTTGCGCAATAATTTGTATCGTCATTCAATTGATATGTCGATGCGTTATTATTCTAAGAACTCCGTCGGCAGTTTAGTATCTAGAATTCTTAATGATGTTAATATGTTGCAAAAGTCAGCTGCGGATGAGCTGGTGACGGTTGTCCGTGAGGGATTGACTCTGATCGGCCTCGTTGGCCTGCTGTTTTACAACGATTGGCGGCTGGCGATTGTGGCGTTTGTTGTTTTACCGGTTGCCGTTATTCCGGCATCTCAGATCGGACGCCGCATTAAGAAATATGTGCGCAAGAGTTTGACCAATATGAGCACGCTTACCGGTATCCTCCAGGAAGCGTTCAGTGGCATCAAAGTGGTCAAAGCGTTCGGGACAGAAGCGTCTGAAAAGGACAAGTTCAAGCGGGAAAACTGGAATTTTTATCTGCGCATGCGCAAAGTGATCCGTTACGATTCGGCGACTGCGCCTATTATGGAAGTGCTGGCGTCTTTCGGTGCTGCCGGTGTGTTGTGGTACGGCATTCAACGGGTGATGGAAGGCGCTATCACCCAGGGTGAATTGCTGTCTTTCATTGCCGCCATGGGCATGATGTATGGGCCGATGAAGCGGCTGATTAAAACCAACAACGTCATCCAAAAGGCGGTTGGCGCTGCCGAGCGTGTGTTTGAAATGCTCGATTTGCAGCCGGATTTGACCGATCGGGAAGATGCGATTGATCTGCCGCGTTGTCGTGGCCATGTGGTGTTTGATAAGGTCGATTTTGCCTATGATGATGAGCCGGTGTTGCGTGGGTTCAGCGCCAATGTGCCGCCGGGTAAAATGATTGCCGTGGTTGGTGCCAGTGGTGCCGGAAAGTCAACCTTGATCGGCTTGCTGGCGCGGTTTTACGATCCTGTGGCCGGGCAGATTCTCATCGATGGCTACGATATTGCCTCTGTGACTCAGAGCAGCCTCAAAAACCAGATTGCTCTCGTGGATCAGGAAACGTTTCTATTTCACGATACGCTATACAATAATATTCGCTATTCCAATGTCAACGCCACGGATGCCGAGGTGGAAAAAGCCGCGCAACTGGCGTATGCCGATGAGTTTATCCGTGAAATGCCGCAAGGTTATGAGACGGTGATTGGTGATCGTGGCGTGCGCCTGTCCGGTGGCCAACGTCAACGGATCTGTATTGCTCGTGCCATCTTACGCGATGCGCCGATTCTGCTGCTTGATGAGGCCACCAGTGCTCTGGATACCGAAAGCGAAACCGTGGTGCAGAAGGCGTTGGCCAACCTGATGAAGGAGCGCACCACTTTTGTCATTGCTCACCGTTTGTCGACCATCATGCA